The following coding sequences lie in one Deinococcus sp. AJ005 genomic window:
- a CDS encoding TrbC/VirB2 family protein yields MLETAQTAPALLTGRSDSALSAQPALLTVRTQIALLAIVVALAVSFGAAQDFTKITNLACGLVTKLSAPVLLGAAGTIVVLMFGWNKLMGEQNAFQSLKNGVIGGIIILAAGTIATALFGSGCTVAVPPIP; encoded by the coding sequence ATGCTTGAAACCGCGCAGACTGCCCCCGCATTGCTCACCGGGAGGAGCGATAGCGCCCTCTCAGCTCAGCCCGCCCTCCTGACCGTTCGCACTCAGATTGCCCTGCTGGCCATCGTTGTGGCACTCGCCGTTTCGTTTGGCGCGGCCCAGGACTTCACGAAGATCACGAACTTGGCGTGCGGGCTGGTCACCAAGTTGTCAGCACCTGTCCTCCTCGGGGCTGCTGGAACCATCGTCGTCCTGATGTTCGGCTGGAACAAACTCATGGGCGAGCAAAACGCTTTCCAGAGCCTTAAAAACGGCGTCATCGGGGGCATCATCATCCTGGCTGCCGGCACCATTGCTACCGCACTTTTTGGTTCAGGCTGCACCGTCGCCGTTCCCCCCATCCCATAA
- a CDS encoding ParB N-terminal domain-containing protein, which yields MTAAQQMTTPAPLRLVTPETAADVVNVPFSRTRRSSLNPRKRFDHDKLVELAASIYGRTKFDGAGNVTRTGIEQNLIGRPSAKESGMVELAAGERRQRAVELLVQGLTVQVQTGEDANGRPVMGEAFYQVTDTYPVPFRVEEMTDAELIEVATLENSQRQDMTPMEEADAFLALIGAGRTADYVAVKYGLHVNTVKSRVQLAAGLGREARKLLDEGAINLEQAKIIATTSGAMKKSLTEHARNGNSVATLKNLVKAGAFLVENARFDVEASGLRIEEGGLGMLGDFPAKFADHKTALNKQLEALELLKAEEEERGTWGKVEIVTVESAYANLPTNEWVTPPHGMTPHLALICSSTTGKVAQSSLYVRHADAQAFKREQAEAARAAQAQAAAAGEGETGGSTASAAHTTSPSSGPKIREAAHVIAHQTRAQAIQGHLATDPRMCLALACESLAKTTICRSGGGAMEISLRSVKEVPLTGEGRALAADLALTFGTVFTTDEGGRLTYRRMGFDVQEALTAPEVQTEDLLKLFAYLTHQQVGDWEHNLNDTPRRVKKLAEQLDVTGDVQERFTLSAAYLDGYTVDALHQLIQTMPEGLRPVGLMKASKKEIVGLILEKAPALKGAGWLPNLVKF from the coding sequence ATGACCGCAGCCCAGCAGATGACCACCCCCGCCCCCCTTCGTCTCGTGACCCCGGAGACCGCCGCCGATGTGGTGAATGTGCCGTTCAGCCGCACCCGCCGCAGCAGCCTCAACCCGCGCAAGCGATTTGACCACGATAAATTGGTAGAGCTTGCCGCCAGCATCTACGGGCGCACCAAGTTTGACGGGGCCGGGAACGTCACCCGCACCGGGATTGAGCAAAACCTGATCGGCAGGCCCAGCGCCAAAGAAAGCGGCATGGTGGAGCTGGCCGCAGGCGAACGCCGCCAGCGGGCCGTCGAGTTGCTGGTGCAGGGCTTGACCGTGCAGGTACAGACCGGAGAGGACGCCAACGGACGCCCCGTGATGGGAGAAGCGTTCTATCAGGTGACCGATACCTACCCCGTCCCGTTCCGGGTTGAGGAGATGACCGACGCCGAGCTGATCGAGGTGGCAACACTGGAAAACAGCCAGCGCCAGGACATGACCCCGATGGAGGAGGCCGACGCCTTCTTAGCCCTGATCGGCGCGGGCCGCACGGCGGATTATGTCGCCGTTAAGTACGGCCTGCACGTCAACACCGTAAAAAGCCGGGTGCAGTTGGCCGCAGGTTTGGGCCGGGAAGCCCGCAAGCTGCTGGACGAGGGCGCAATCAACCTGGAACAGGCCAAGATCATTGCCACCACCAGTGGGGCCATGAAAAAGTCGCTGACCGAACACGCCCGCAACGGCAACAGCGTCGCCACCCTCAAGAATCTCGTGAAGGCCGGGGCATTCCTCGTGGAGAATGCCCGGTTTGATGTGGAGGCCAGCGGCCTGAGAATTGAGGAGGGCGGGCTGGGGATGCTGGGCGACTTCCCCGCCAAGTTCGCGGACCACAAGACGGCGCTGAACAAGCAGCTTGAGGCGCTGGAACTCCTCAAGGCCGAGGAGGAGGAGCGCGGCACCTGGGGCAAGGTGGAAATCGTGACCGTCGAGAGTGCGTATGCCAACCTGCCGACCAATGAATGGGTGACGCCCCCGCACGGCATGACCCCCCATCTGGCCCTGATTTGCAGCAGCACCACTGGGAAAGTCGCCCAGAGCAGCCTGTATGTGCGCCATGCCGACGCCCAGGCGTTCAAGCGGGAGCAAGCGGAAGCGGCCAGAGCAGCGCAGGCCCAGGCAGCCGCAGCGGGTGAGGGCGAGACCGGGGGCAGCACGGCCAGCGCCGCGCACACCACGTCCCCCAGCAGTGGGCCGAAGATCAGGGAGGCCGCGCACGTCATAGCCCACCAGACGCGCGCTCAGGCGATTCAAGGGCATCTGGCGACGGACCCAAGAATGTGCCTCGCCCTGGCCTGCGAATCACTGGCGAAGACCACCATCTGCCGCAGTGGGGGCGGGGCAATGGAAATCAGCTTGCGGAGCGTCAAAGAGGTTCCGCTCACAGGTGAGGGCCGCGCTCTGGCCGCAGATTTGGCCCTGACGTTCGGGACGGTCTTCACCACCGACGAGGGCGGGCGACTGACGTACCGGAGAATGGGCTTTGATGTGCAAGAGGCGTTGACTGCGCCAGAAGTCCAGACCGAAGACCTCTTGAAGCTGTTCGCGTACCTGACGCACCAGCAGGTAGGCGACTGGGAACACAACCTGAACGACACGCCGCGCCGGGTCAAGAAATTGGCCGAGCAGTTGGACGTGACCGGGGACGTGCAGGAGCGGTTTACCCTCAGCGCCGCGTATCTGGACGGCTACACCGTTGACGCGCTGCACCAGCTCATCCAGACCATGCCCGAGGGGCTACGCCCGGTTGGACTGATGAAGGCCAGCAAGAAAGAGATCGTGGGCCTGATTCTGGAGAAAGCGCCCGCACTCAAGGGAGCCGGGTGGCTGCCGAACCTCGTGAAGTTCTAG
- a CDS encoding DinB family protein, with the protein MQTPELLREAWTRNMGANAALLDVIPVHALLAAVPAGMPIGQHLQHLALDVCKWLAHLNADRASALRASLPAWNGQDSDHAFLRHVREVWLGAEESLIEEVLAGGPVDRLPHAADELLPVHMLVHDAYHRGQIVAALRANGHPAPDVETFWGPWRS; encoded by the coding sequence ATGCAGACGCCAGAACTCCTCCGTGAAGCGTGGACGCGGAACATGGGAGCCAACGCGGCCCTTCTCGACGTGATCCCCGTGCATGCCCTCCTTGCAGCCGTGCCGGCTGGAATGCCGATTGGACAACATCTTCAGCACCTCGCCCTCGACGTGTGTAAGTGGTTGGCTCATTTGAACGCTGACCGGGCCAGCGCGCTCCGTGCCTCACTCCCCGCCTGGAATGGTCAAGACTCAGATCATGCATTTTTGCGCCATGTACGTGAGGTGTGGCTCGGCGCGGAAGAAAGCCTGATTGAGGAGGTCCTCGCGGGTGGACCAGTTGACCGGTTGCCACATGCCGCTGACGAGTTGCTCCCGGTGCATATGCTGGTACACGATGCCTACCACCGTGGCCAGATTGTGGCCGCTCTCCGTGCCAATGGGCACCCTGCTCCCGACGTAGAAACCTTTTGGGGACCCTGGCGAAGTTAA
- a CDS encoding VirB4 family type IV secretion system protein: MPYWDLYRDVLVLTDGRLMYGFYFEPPTHIHFTPDNLLRRSARLKAVFDLAIPDGETMTTYTSLRGAHEDAVADTRRYADACPDPVIRELTHARAALLESKISRGEVSHWRFFATVTVTPSREDRFTADTAPSAREIEDAVNNALSLQAGTVAQMNASGFRATAMKQQDVFDECFLYLNPGWPTAPAFVPQEERSISSSRRGLPDQQTLMRQLTASVGSNLDAGYYAAGDRYVDVLSVSRLPEYTETGYLRSITEDLHGTYYVVVQAQRESDYDVSNELEKKKNDLWTRVRSPGVIPNGKAVNLLEQIEMAQRLEGLESRFKAAVSMVLVAGTKDELDIMKRKARGNMSRLRAGLPITYGFQAEAQYFSLAPFAGGFSGFQFSPYTSNVVDIFPPVSPWKGFDEGAITYQNRDKSLIRFDLFTKSTITAHFCVFAPTGSGKTVLVQSLYNAELARYPDAVLLVTDAKQDFESFFKSIQDAQIINFGYGSETRLNVFDLEEGATLPDGDKLASLMSFVRIFVEPPVNDLREKGYEDVAIIEGIMAIYVQFAQEDRAPQMSDLYRMLTIIENYTDDGRRMEPQVTLAARSAAVRLRKALGSSPVAPFVDCQSNVSLQARRLYFSIYGIPEDDELMKRVANHIIKNTIWSIAKKYERGIKKFVFMDEFENQVQTEDELDAVKRMLRVFRSFGVSFGMGTQSATASAHFGDLRDSFSHLFIGRYSKDVARDVVRVLSLPEVMEEILPTLNNVVGQYSEFALLVQASGEAGGAGTRVGDVIQVRESKLALWMFNSGNDEVAEKTPYIERAGGDVLKGVKHLVLDKFGGYL; this comes from the coding sequence TTGCCGTACTGGGATCTTTACAGGGATGTGCTGGTCCTGACCGATGGAAGGCTGATGTACGGCTTTTATTTTGAACCGCCCACGCACATCCACTTCACCCCTGACAATTTGTTACGCCGCAGCGCCCGCCTCAAGGCGGTGTTTGACCTGGCCATTCCCGACGGCGAGACCATGACCACCTACACCAGTCTGCGGGGCGCGCACGAAGACGCCGTGGCCGACACGCGCAGGTACGCCGACGCCTGCCCGGACCCCGTGATCCGGGAGCTGACCCACGCCCGCGCCGCCCTGCTTGAAAGCAAGATCAGCAGAGGGGAGGTGTCCCACTGGCGCTTCTTCGCCACGGTGACCGTCACGCCTTCCAGGGAAGACCGCTTCACGGCAGACACCGCCCCCAGTGCCAGAGAAATTGAGGACGCCGTGAATAATGCGCTCTCACTTCAGGCCGGGACAGTGGCCCAGATGAACGCCAGCGGCTTCCGGGCCACGGCGATGAAGCAGCAAGACGTGTTCGACGAGTGCTTTCTGTACCTCAATCCCGGTTGGCCTACTGCACCTGCCTTTGTTCCCCAGGAGGAGCGGTCCATCAGCAGCAGCCGCCGGGGGCTGCCGGACCAGCAGACCCTGATGCGCCAGCTCACGGCCAGCGTGGGGAGCAACCTGGACGCCGGGTACTACGCCGCTGGAGACCGCTACGTGGACGTGCTGAGCGTCAGCCGCCTGCCGGAATACACCGAGACGGGCTACCTGCGGAGCATCACTGAAGACCTGCACGGCACCTATTACGTGGTGGTGCAGGCCCAGCGTGAAAGTGATTACGACGTGTCCAACGAGCTGGAGAAGAAAAAGAATGATCTGTGGACGCGGGTGCGTTCGCCTGGCGTGATTCCCAACGGCAAGGCCGTCAACCTGCTGGAACAAATCGAGATGGCCCAGCGGCTCGAAGGGCTGGAGTCCCGCTTTAAGGCGGCGGTCTCCATGGTGCTGGTGGCCGGGACCAAAGACGAACTGGACATCATGAAACGCAAGGCCAGGGGGAACATGTCACGCCTGCGCGCGGGCCTGCCGATCACTTACGGTTTCCAGGCCGAAGCGCAGTATTTCTCTCTTGCCCCGTTCGCTGGAGGCTTCAGTGGATTCCAGTTCAGCCCGTACACCAGCAACGTGGTCGACATTTTCCCCCCAGTCAGCCCCTGGAAGGGCTTTGACGAGGGCGCGATCACCTACCAGAACCGTGACAAGTCCCTGATCCGGTTTGATCTGTTCACGAAAAGCACCATCACGGCGCACTTTTGCGTCTTTGCCCCCACCGGGAGCGGAAAGACGGTGCTGGTGCAGTCGCTTTACAACGCCGAACTGGCCAGGTACCCGGACGCGGTGTTGCTCGTGACCGATGCCAAGCAGGACTTCGAGTCTTTCTTCAAATCCATTCAGGACGCGCAGATCATCAATTTTGGGTATGGATCGGAGACCCGCCTGAACGTCTTTGATCTGGAGGAAGGGGCCACCCTTCCAGACGGCGACAAGCTGGCTTCCCTGATGTCCTTTGTGCGGATCTTCGTCGAGCCGCCCGTGAACGACCTGCGCGAGAAGGGCTATGAAGATGTGGCGATCATTGAAGGGATCATGGCGATCTACGTTCAGTTCGCCCAGGAGGACCGCGCGCCGCAAATGTCGGACCTGTACCGGATGCTGACCATCATCGAGAACTACACCGACGATGGCCGCCGCATGGAACCCCAGGTGACCCTCGCCGCGCGCAGCGCCGCCGTGCGCCTGAGAAAAGCCCTCGGCTCCAGCCCGGTTGCCCCGTTCGTGGACTGCCAGAGCAACGTGAGCCTCCAGGCCCGCCGACTGTACTTCTCCATCTACGGCATTCCAGAGGACGATGAATTGATGAAGCGGGTGGCCAACCACATCATTAAAAACACCATCTGGTCTATCGCCAAGAAGTACGAGCGCGGCATCAAGAAATTCGTGTTCATGGACGAGTTCGAGAACCAGGTGCAGACCGAGGATGAATTGGACGCCGTGAAACGGATGCTCCGGGTGTTCCGTTCCTTTGGGGTGTCCTTTGGCATGGGGACGCAGTCTGCGACGGCCTCAGCGCATTTTGGCGACCTGCGGGACAGTTTCTCGCACCTGTTCATTGGGCGCTACAGCAAGGACGTGGCCAGGGACGTGGTGCGGGTGCTGAGCCTGCCCGAAGTCATGGAGGAAATCTTGCCCACCCTGAACAACGTTGTGGGTCAATACAGCGAGTTCGCCCTGCTCGTGCAGGCCAGTGGAGAGGCGGGCGGGGCCGGAACGCGGGTGGGCGACGTGATCCAGGTGCGGGAAAGCAAGCTGGCCCTGTGGATGTTCAACTCTGGGAACGACGAGGTTGCGGAGAAAACCCCCTACATCGAGCGTGCAGGTGGCGACGTTTTGAAGGGTGTCAAGCATCTCGTGCTGGACAAATTTGGAGGCTACCTATGA